From one Candidatus Chlorobium masyuteum genomic stretch:
- a CDS encoding acylphosphatase has product MQKRMHLTVSGLVQGVGFRMFIDRVANELNLHGWVKNRPDGTVEIEAQGAEEKLDELFRRAEKGPSRARVTGIKRMEMAPDHSFCGFTVLL; this is encoded by the coding sequence ATGCAGAAAAGGATGCATTTGACCGTCTCCGGTCTTGTACAAGGAGTTGGGTTCCGAATGTTCATTGACCGGGTTGCCAATGAGCTCAATCTGCATGGCTGGGTAAAAAACAGGCCCGACGGCACCGTTGAAATCGAGGCTCAGGGAGCAGAGGAAAAGCTTGATGAGCTTTTCAGACGGGCAGAAAAAGGGCCCTCCCGCGCCCGGGTCACCGGAATAAAACGAATGGAGATGGCGCCGGACCACTCGTTTTGCGGCTTTACCGTTTTGCTGTAA
- the pyrF gene encoding orotidine-5'-phosphate decarboxylase — translation MSSVRDKANRRISSLKSLLCVGLDSDPDKIPDLFSAYANPVLEFNRAIIRATSDVAVAYKINTAFYEARGISGLQDMENTLASIPDAIMTIADAKRADIGNTSRKYARAFFEHWPFDAVTVAPYMGFDSLEPFFSYEEKLVFVLCLTSNEGSADFEEKLMQDGTPLYRSVLGKVESWSRNANAGIVVGATKSSQLGEIRREAPGLFFLIPGVGAQGGSLEEAVDLGVDADRQSALINVSRALIYPEVSGSGLFLSIDDYELAVAEEAKKIYDGMRRVL, via the coding sequence ATGAGTTCAGTTCGGGATAAGGCAAACCGCCGGATATCATCGTTGAAATCTCTCCTTTGTGTCGGGCTGGACAGCGATCCTGATAAAATCCCCGATCTTTTTTCGGCCTACGCAAATCCGGTTCTTGAGTTTAATCGTGCTATTATAAGGGCAACCAGTGATGTAGCAGTCGCTTACAAGATCAATACCGCTTTTTACGAAGCAAGGGGTATTTCCGGCTTGCAGGATATGGAAAACACGCTCGCCTCTATTCCTGATGCCATTATGACTATTGCCGATGCCAAGCGTGCTGATATCGGCAATACCAGCAGAAAGTACGCCCGGGCATTTTTTGAACACTGGCCTTTTGATGCGGTGACGGTAGCCCCGTATATGGGGTTTGATTCCCTTGAGCCTTTTTTTTCCTATGAGGAGAAGCTGGTTTTTGTTCTTTGCCTTACCTCAAATGAGGGGTCGGCTGATTTTGAGGAGAAGTTGATGCAGGATGGCACGCCACTCTACCGGTCTGTTCTTGGTAAAGTGGAGTCCTGGAGCCGAAATGCCAATGCAGGTATTGTTGTGGGGGCGACAAAAAGTTCGCAGCTTGGCGAGATTCGTCGTGAGGCACCGGGTCTTTTTTTTCTTATTCCCGGAGTTGGCGCCCAGGGAGGATCTCTTGAAGAAGCAGTGGATCTTGGCGTTGATGCCGATCGTCAAAGTGCGCTGATCAACGTCAGCCGTGCGCTTATCTATCCCGAAGTTTCAGGCTCGGGGTTGTTTTTATCCATTGATGACTATGAACTCGCTGTCGCTGAAGAAGCGAAGAAGATTTACGATGGTATGCGGCGTGTTTTATAG
- the ftsH gene encoding ATP-dependent zinc metalloprotease FtsH: MSKKTSRPSNPYKNEPESNLPRPKFSIMYYVVVIVLLIGIQLAFFWSGSTQEIPYSTFRKLIAENKIESVKIAPERIYLKLKPGSVTGVAVKEPKKEGPGILPQSSSKPDEIFVNPVRDDGLIELLESKGIKYQGLPSSTWISELLQWILPFALLLGIYFFVFRRMGGPGSQFMNISKNKAALYENLDEHTRITFKDVAGLDEAKAEVMEVVDFLKDPKKYTTLGGKLPKGVLLVGPPGTGKTLLAKAVAGEADVPFFSISGSDFVEMFVGVGAARVRDLFKQAKEKAPCIIFIDEIDAVGRSRGKGAMMGANDERENTLNQLLVEMDGFATDKGVILMAATNRPDVLDSALLRPGRFDRQIMVDKPDLKGRIDIFKVHTKKLSLSADVNLKALASQTPGFAGAEIANAANEAALLASRRNKQSIEMKDFEDAIERVVAGLEKKNKVINPREKQIVAYHEAGHAIVGWMMPENDPVQKISIVPRGMSALGYTMNIPLEDRYLMTKNELLARICSLLGGRIAEQIIFNEISTGAQNDLEKVTSIAYNMVMVYGMSDKLGNLSFFESNNPYYGSPGIDKKYSEETARLIDREVMAIVEESRIKVTELLTRNREKLEKLASELLLKEMLQYNQIEEILGKRPEGLFPVHLEEELLPDIDEESVEKDTSPKESAANGSAPLSDTEQAELEAAVARLKEARNIPEN, from the coding sequence ATGTCAAAAAAAACGAGTAGACCTTCAAATCCCTATAAAAACGAACCGGAAAGCAACCTGCCGCGGCCGAAATTCTCGATAATGTACTATGTGGTTGTTATTGTTCTTCTCATCGGAATTCAGCTTGCCTTTTTCTGGTCAGGCTCCACGCAGGAAATCCCGTACAGCACATTCCGCAAACTTATCGCTGAAAACAAAATTGAATCGGTCAAGATAGCACCGGAAAGAATATATCTCAAGCTCAAACCGGGTTCGGTTACAGGTGTTGCAGTCAAGGAACCGAAAAAAGAGGGGCCGGGGATCCTGCCCCAGTCATCTTCGAAGCCGGATGAAATTTTCGTTAATCCGGTACGCGATGACGGCCTGATTGAGCTGCTCGAAAGTAAGGGAATCAAATACCAGGGTTTGCCAAGCAGCACCTGGATCAGCGAACTGCTGCAATGGATTCTCCCGTTCGCCCTGCTTCTCGGCATCTACTTTTTTGTATTCCGTCGTATGGGCGGGCCGGGCTCACAGTTCATGAATATCAGCAAAAACAAGGCGGCTCTTTATGAAAACCTGGATGAGCATACCCGCATAACATTCAAGGATGTAGCCGGACTCGATGAGGCAAAAGCCGAAGTCATGGAGGTAGTCGATTTCCTCAAGGATCCGAAAAAGTATACAACGCTCGGCGGCAAGCTACCGAAAGGGGTGCTGCTTGTGGGCCCTCCCGGAACCGGCAAAACCCTTCTTGCCAAAGCCGTAGCCGGAGAAGCCGATGTGCCGTTTTTCAGCATCAGCGGCTCGGATTTTGTTGAGATGTTTGTCGGTGTCGGTGCCGCAAGAGTCCGGGACCTTTTCAAGCAGGCCAAGGAGAAAGCCCCCTGTATCATCTTTATTGATGAAATTGATGCTGTGGGCCGTAGCCGGGGCAAAGGCGCCATGATGGGCGCCAATGACGAAAGGGAGAACACCCTCAACCAGCTTCTGGTGGAAATGGACGGATTTGCAACCGACAAGGGGGTAATCCTGATGGCTGCAACCAACCGGCCCGACGTGCTCGATTCCGCCCTGCTCAGGCCCGGCCGTTTTGACCGTCAGATCATGGTCGATAAACCGGATCTGAAAGGACGTATCGATATTTTCAAGGTGCACACCAAAAAGCTTTCGCTCTCTGCAGATGTCAATCTGAAGGCACTCGCCTCGCAGACTCCGGGATTTGCCGGTGCGGAAATTGCCAATGCTGCAAATGAAGCCGCCCTGCTTGCCTCACGCCGAAACAAGCAGAGCATTGAAATGAAAGATTTTGAAGATGCCATCGAACGGGTTGTGGCCGGACTTGAGAAAAAGAACAAGGTGATCAACCCGCGTGAAAAGCAGATCGTAGCCTATCATGAAGCGGGCCATGCCATTGTCGGCTGGATGATGCCGGAGAACGATCCGGTGCAGAAAATATCCATCGTTCCTCGAGGAATGAGCGCACTCGGCTATACCATGAATATCCCGCTTGAAGATCGTTATCTCATGACAAAAAACGAGCTTCTTGCGCGAATCTGCAGTCTTCTCGGAGGCCGCATTGCCGAACAGATCATCTTCAATGAAATTTCGACCGGAGCACAGAATGACCTTGAAAAAGTCACCAGTATAGCCTACAACATGGTGATGGTTTACGGCATGAGTGACAAGCTCGGCAACCTCTCCTTCTTTGAGAGCAACAACCCTTACTACGGCAGCCCCGGCATAGACAAAAAGTACAGTGAAGAGACCGCACGGCTTATCGACAGAGAGGTCATGGCTATCGTCGAAGAGTCCCGTATCAAAGTCACGGAACTCCTTACCCGGAACCGCGAAAAACTTGAAAAACTCGCCTCTGAACTGCTGCTGAAGGAGATGCTGCAGTACAATCAGATCGAGGAGATTCTCGGGAAACGACCTGAGGGACTTTTTCCTGTACATCTCGAAGAGGAGCTCCTCCCGGACATTGATGAAGAGAGCGTTGAAAAGGACACCTCGCCGAAAGAATCGGCTGCAAATGGTTCTGCGCCTCTCAGCGATACCGAGCAGGCTGAACTTGAAGCCGCTGTCGCACGACTCAAAGAGGCTCGAAACATACCGGAAAACTGA
- the dxr gene encoding 1-deoxy-D-xylulose-5-phosphate reductoisomerase — translation MRSIAILGSTGSIGVSTLDVVRQHPDKFNVTGLAAGRDITLLAEQIREFRPEAVSVRDEESIAKLHALLGEYKPSILSGSEGASAIASADGPDMVVSAIVGAAGLLPTVSAIKAGKHIALANKETLVVAGQLVSDLVKKYKVQLLPVDSEHSAIFQSLEGHRTEDVERIILTASGGPFRNTSAEELKNVGLEQALKHPQWSMGAKITIDSATMMNKGLEVIEAHWLFNMPAEKIGVVVHPQSIIHSMVEYIDGCVIAQLGAPDMRAPIAYALSYPERCISGIQKLDLIKIGTLTFEEPDMVRFPALRLAFDALKAGRTYPAVLNAANEIAVAAFLDKKIAFVDIAATVEKTMQAHDAFTPVELDEYLMADRWARDTATKFIS, via the coding sequence ATGCGATCAATAGCCATTCTCGGCTCTACCGGCTCCATCGGTGTCAGTACCCTTGATGTTGTAAGACAGCACCCGGATAAATTCAACGTAACCGGCCTTGCCGCTGGCCGTGATATAACGCTGCTTGCTGAACAGATCAGGGAGTTCAGGCCTGAAGCGGTTTCTGTAAGGGATGAAGAGTCCATAGCAAAACTGCATGCCCTTCTGGGAGAGTACAAACCTTCTATTTTGTCAGGCAGTGAAGGTGCTTCAGCCATTGCCTCCGCAGATGGACCGGATATGGTTGTGTCGGCTATTGTCGGTGCAGCAGGCCTGCTGCCTACGGTAAGCGCCATAAAGGCCGGAAAACATATCGCTCTGGCCAACAAGGAGACGCTTGTGGTCGCGGGTCAACTGGTATCTGATCTTGTAAAAAAGTATAAGGTGCAGCTTCTGCCCGTTGACAGTGAGCACTCAGCCATTTTCCAGTCGCTTGAAGGTCACCGCACCGAGGATGTCGAACGCATCATTCTGACCGCTTCAGGCGGGCCATTCCGGAATACATCAGCTGAAGAGCTGAAAAACGTCGGCCTCGAACAGGCCCTGAAACATCCCCAGTGGAGCATGGGAGCAAAAATCACCATTGACTCCGCAACCATGATGAACAAAGGCCTTGAAGTAATTGAAGCTCACTGGCTCTTTAATATGCCTGCCGAAAAAATTGGTGTTGTGGTTCATCCCCAGAGTATCATTCACTCCATGGTTGAATATATAGACGGATGCGTCATTGCCCAGTTGGGGGCACCCGACATGCGCGCTCCGATTGCCTATGCCCTCTCATACCCGGAAAGGTGCATAAGCGGCATCCAGAAACTGGATCTGATAAAAATCGGAACGCTGACGTTTGAGGAACCCGATATGGTGCGATTCCCTGCGCTTCGACTTGCATTTGATGCCTTGAAAGCCGGCCGCACCTACCCGGCAGTGCTGAATGCGGCCAATGAGATTGCTGTAGCCGCTTTTCTTGATAAAAAAATCGCTTTTGTCGATATTGCCGCCACAGTCGAAAAAACCATGCAGGCCCACGATGCATTTACACCGGTCGAACTTGACGAGTACCTGATGGCTGACCGCTGGGCCAGGGATACAGCAACCAAATTTATCTCATAA